A single genomic interval of Primulina huaijiensis isolate GDHJ02 chromosome 7, ASM1229523v2, whole genome shotgun sequence harbors:
- the LOC140980955 gene encoding ethanolamine-phosphate cytidylyltransferase-like: protein MGSEGENVQLNSRILASWLIGGLVIGVSLLGLNFALPKNRKKRPIRVYMDGCFDMMHYGHCNALRQARALGDQLVVGVVSDPEIIANKGPPVTPLSERMIMVSAVKWVDEVIPDAPYAITEDFMRKLFDEYNIDYIXWFSKKILRKTFVTHNFLWFCIIGRMLLCVRERSTGDSHNHSSLQRQFSHGHSHKSVDGGSGSGTRISHFLPTSRRIVQFSNGKGPGQDARIVYIDGAFDLFHAGHVEILRLARGLGDFLLVGIHTDQTISANRGAHRPIMNLHERSLSVLACRYADEVIIGAPWEVSKDMITTFNISLVVHGTVAEDNDFQKEKRNPYSVPISLGIFKLLESPLDITTSTIIKRIVSNHEAYQRRNEKKAESERRYYEDKSYVSGD, encoded by the exons ATGGGGTCTGAGGGGGAGAATGTCCAGCTGAACTCACGGATTCTGGCATCTTGGCTAATCGGGGGGCTGGTAATTGGGGTCTCATTGCTGGGTTTAAACTTTGCCCTTCCAAAGAATAGGAAGAAGAGGCCGATAAGGGTATATATGGACGGGTGCTTCGACATGATGCATTATGGTCACTGCAATGCCCTTCGTCAGGCTCGGGCCCTCGGTGATCAATTGGTTGTCGGTGTTGTAAGTGATCCTGAAATTATTGCCAACAAAGGCCCTCCAGTCACGCCTCTTAGTGAGAG GATGATCATGGTAAGTGCTGTAAAATGGGTGGACGAAGTTATTCCTGATGCTCCATATGCTATCACTGAAGATTTCATGAGAAAACTGTTTGATGAGTACAATATTGATTACATTATNTGGTTTTCTAAGAAAATTCTAAGAAAAACATTTGTCACGCA TAATTTTTTGTGGTTTTGCATAATAGGTCGTATGCTTCTCTGTGTGAGAGAGAGGTCAACTGGTGACAGTCATAACCACTCTTCTCTGCAAAGACAATTCAGCCACGGTCATAGCCACAAATCTGTAGATGGTGGGTCTGGTAGTGGAACAAGAATATCTCATTTTTTACCTACATCTCGCAGGATTGTCCAATTTTCTAATGGAAAG GGGCCTGGACAAGATGCTCGTATAGTTTATATAGATGGTGCATTTGATCTATTCCATGCTGGACACGTGGAG ATACTTAGGCTTGCCCGGGGGCTTGGCGACTTTCTGCTTGTTGGCATCCATACCGACCAAACTATCAG TGCAAATAGAGGAGCACACCGTCCAATTATGAATCTACACGAACGAAGCTTAAGTGTTTTGGCTTGTCGCTATGCGGATGAGGTTATAATTGGTGCTCCATGGGAGGTCTCAAAAGATATG ATAACAACCTTCAATATTTCTTTGGTTGTGCATGGAACTGTGGCAGAGGATAATGATTTTCAGAAG GAGAAGAGGAATCCTTATTCTGTCCCAATCAGCCTAGGTATTTTCAAGCTCTTGGAAAGTCCTCTGGACATTACTACTAGCACAATAATCAAGAGGATTGTATCAAATCATGAGGCATACCAG AGACGAAATGAGAAAAAGGCCGAAAGTGAAAGAAGGTATTATGAAGATAAATCCTATGTTTCGGGTGATTAA